AATTAGCTATTGGTAATGTAATTCTTCGTGTAATCACACAACGTGATGGCGATGCAGTTGCTAACCGTCTTCGTTATGAGGGTTACCGAATGACTGAGGTAGATGCGACAGGGTCACAGGGAAATGTCAAGATTCTTTTTCTGGTTATGAAAAGAAGACAGATTCCAGACGTTACTCACTTGATTCAGGAAACTAACCCGAAAGCATTCTATACAATTGAATCTATAAAAAAAGTAAGTGAAGCTACAGCATTAAACAGGATCGTTCCGGGGGCACTACTTACTGGTGCAGAATAAAGATTCAACCGCCTGTGATAAACCATATACAACAAAGCACTTCTAACAATGAAGTGCTTTTTTCATTTATCAAACAACATTCTAGTTACTAGATTTGAACCAATTTCTTGGTAACCAATACCCACGCAGGACTCAAAAAGATTGTAATAGCGATAATCACAATGGTAAGTTGATAGGAGTAAGAGGATATAATATGATGGTTATACCCCAATGAAGCCAAAACAAAACTAAACTCTCCAATCTGAGCCAGCAATGAACCTCCGTAAATGCTTTCTTTCCAACTGTTTCCCAAAAACTTTAATGACAATGTATTGATGCCATGGTTGGACAAATAGACAAGCAATACCAACCCTGCTACAACCTTCCAGTTTTCCACCAAGAAATTAAGATCTATCAACATACCAATTGACAGAAAAAATATAGAAACCAATATTATCCTGAAAGAGTGTAAACTATCATGAAGCCACCTTGATGAAGAAGTAGCATTGACCAGCATACCTGAAGCCAACGCTCCCAAACTTGCCGAAAGCCCAAGAAGTGAGGTCAGCAAAGCAAATCCAAAACACATCAGCAATGCGGCAAATACCTGCAACTCATGGTCTTTTTCCAATAATTTCTCAAATGGCAACCTGATTATCTTCTTTCTCAGGATATAAACCAATAAGCCTATCACAAGTCCCCCTCCAATTACCTGCCTGATAATCTCATCCCTATCCAGTGATTCACCACCGAGTAGTGTCAGAATAATCATCATAGGAACAATCAGGATATCTTGTGTCAATAAAATGCTGATAACACTTTCACTGATAGCCTTTAAATTACCCTCACTGTTCTCCACTAGCTTAATTACCACCGCTGAGCTACTGATAGAAATAATAAAACCCAACAGGATGATTCGTCCCATACTCCACCCCAATAAAAAGCCTATTACCGCAACAGTCAGTAAACTGAAAATCACCTGCATACCCGTACCGAAAAAGGCTATCTTCCATTTTTTCAAAAAATCTGGCAACGATATTTCCATCCCAATAAAGAACATCAGAATAACCAACCCGATATCCCCTATCTTAGCTGTCATTTCATAGTCTGTCACAAACTGGAGTCCATAAGGACCTAACAACACACCTGACAGAATATAAGCCAATATATATGGCTGTTTCAGTTTTTTAAGCAATAATCCCATCAGCATCACAGCCGTGCTGATTGCCAGCAGGACGTTCACCTCTTGTGCAAAAGCAGTTAACAACATTTCCCTTTAGAATTAATTTTACCTTTTGAATATAGTTGATATAGGGATTTAAAAAATCTTATTTCAAATAGATTTCATTTTTGGGAAAAGACAAAAAAAGCAGATAAGAAATACTTATCTGCTCCTTATCCACGCTATTTAAAATTTGATTACTTGCTAGGTGGAGTCGTTGGACGTACTTCGATTTTACTTGGCAAGGTACGAGGATTCATCTTCAGAAGGTCGACTGTCATCTGTCCCAAATCTTCAGGTTGGATTTTCCATGCATCATCAGGATTTGGCTCATGACCATTGAAGTGACTTGTAACTGACCCTGGCATAATCGTCGTTACCTTAATTCCATACTTTCGCACATCCAGCATTACTGCTTGCGAAAAACCTACCACACCAAACTTACTGGCATTATAAGCTGAGCCGTTAGCAAAGAAGTTAGTACCTGCCAAACTTGCGATGGTGATCAGGTAGCCTTTTGACTGTTTCAGCGCCTCCAATGAAGCTTTAGTAGAGTTAAATACACCTGTCAAATTAGTATCAATTGTTTCCTGCCATTGTTCTGCTGTCAGGTCTTCAATTGAACCAAAGTGTCCAAGCCCTGCATTAGCGATTACGGCATCTAGCTTCCCCCACTCTTTTACAATTGCATCCACTACACGCTGCTGAGAACCCAAATCTCTAACATCTGCCTCAAAAGCTAAGACTTCAGCATCACTTACTTTACGTAATGATTCAGCTGCTTCATCAGCTGCCTGCTGCGTACGGCTTGTAATAGCTACATGTACACCATTTTTCAACAGTTCTACAGCAATTCCATAACCAATTCCTTTACTACCTCCTGTTACTAATGCTGTTTTACCTTTCAGTGATTCCATTTTTTCTTGGTTTAAATTTTGTCTCTATTAAACAACTAAAACCTCTTCAGCAGGTTTTCATTTTTTTTAAATCAATAAAAAAACGGGCAAGTCTCCTTTGCCCGTTCATCACTGTTAATCTTCATAAAGCTCCCTTAGCCAAGCACTTACTTCACTGGCATCAAAATAACTGGGATCGTAATCTTCCATCTCCATTTCTTTGAACCAGCGTTTTACTTCTTTGTGCTCATCATCTTTTGGATTCTTCAACGCTTCAAGAACTCTCATATACCCCCAAATTCCTCCAACATTCTCTAACGGGCCTGCACCCATTCCCATCTCACAATTTGGATAAAACTTGCCATCCTCAGGCTCTAAGATTTTTTCAAGCTTCAGTTCGTGCAACCAACTATCGCCGAAGTCATATTCGTACATTATAGTCGCCTTCTCTTCCTTGACCAAATCACTTAACACAGTTTCCTGCGGGTCTTTATCATCCGACTCTGCTTCTTCCAGATCAGGGGTAATCACTCCTTTGACACCAGGTATTGTAAATGCCCATAGATGATTGTCTCCCCACTCCATCACTGTTTGAATAATATAGTGTAGTTCTTCAAAAGTGATATCAGCATAAACCTGAAACCTACGCCAAATTGGAGGTTTTGCCTCTACAAGATTCATCTTGAATTGGTATACTTTACCAGACATATAGCATTGAATTTGAAAGCGGTATAATCCTTTTCCTTTTATTATTATACAAATATAACTTGATCCTTTGGATATGGTGTCACCAAACAAAAATCTTTTGCAAGTGATAAAGTTTTCTTCTCCACTCTAGAAAACGCATTTTTTAATAACAAAGCTTACATTCTCCATGTAACCTATAGAAAATAGATTAAGCCATTATTTTACACAAATAACTCATTTACAATTAGTAACATTCATTACTTTTTAAAACGCTTCTTTTTTAGCTCAAAATATTATACCATATTAATTACTTTTTTACTATATTTTCACTGTATTATACAAAATTATCGTGACGGAGTGACTTGATGTGAATATTAACCTGAAATGAGAAAATATTTCCTTTGTAGTTTTTTAACTGTACTTCTTCTGTGGATGAACACCCCTTCCCTTCTGGGACAGCAACACAATCTTGAGATCTATGATCTTGAGAATGGGCTGCCTCAGTCTGAAGTGACGTCTGTTCTTAAAGATAGCAGAGGATATATTTGGACATCTACTTACGGAGGAGGCTTATCTCGCTTTAATGGCACTTCATTCAAGACTTTCACCAAAAAAGATGGGCTAACCAGTATCAGAACCTGTAATATCATTGAGGATCATAATCAGAACATCTGGATTACAACACTCTATGGTGTATTTCGATATGATGGTGAGGAATTTTACAAAATCCATACTGACAAGTCATTTCTTCATGAATACGAACAGCGCTTCTTCATTGACAAGACCAATAGGTTGTGGCTAAACTCTTATGCTACAGTCCATAACTTTATCGGATATATTGAAGGGGACTCGCTAAAGGTTTATCAACCTGAAGATCCCTATTTGCAAGCACTTCTGAGTAAACATAAGATTACACCTTCTGCTGCATATTCTGAAGGAGCTATTGTCTCATTTCCTACACCAGAAGGATTATATGAGCTTTTTGAGGATGGCAGCTTAAGACTTTCTTCCCTACACAATTTACCGGAATTTAAGAATAGCGCCATAGCTTCAATCTCCAAGGTGGGGCACCAGTTCCTGATCGGAACAGTTGGAGAGCTATTCCCTTACTTTGGTCAGAGTGGTCAATTATTTTTATCAGCAGGGGATGGCCGTTTCCAAGAAGTTGTATTATCTCCTAAAAACAGGGAAATACTTGAGAAATCTTATGTTTATCAAGCCGAAAATGCTCCTGATGGTACTATGTGGCTATCCTGCTGGGCCAAAGGTTTAGCACAAATCTCGGATGGCTCTTTTTCTCATTTCATTACAAAGAAAAATGGTCTGCCTAGTAACGAGCTTTTCAACTTCTGTTTTGACCATGAAGGAAATCTTTGGGTAGCAACCATTAAAGGCTTAGTCAAATATTCAGGGGATTTGTTTACCTACTTTGATCAGCGATCAGGAATCAATGACACCGATATTTATAGTATCTACTGTGACAAGAAAGGCAATGAGTGGTTTGGTACTTGGGATGGCGAGCTATACTGTTATGATGGTAAAAAGTTAGCCCAAAAAATCACCATGAGCCAAGGGCTGAAAACAATTTTCAGCATACGAGAAGACAGTGTAGGCAACCTATTGCTAGCCTGTAGAACAGGAGCTTGGAGATACAATGGTAAACAAGTAAAGAATATCAATGCTGAAAAGAAGCTTGACGGAATCAACAAGAATAAAAATATCTGCCTAGATGTTTTGCTCGACGGTGAGAACGAGTGGTACTCCTTTTCAGGAGAAGGAATTGTATGCGTCAACGGGCAGGATACAACTTGGTATCGAAGTTATGATGCAAATTTGGCTGTCAATTATGAGCGGAATTTCTACAAAGATAATCACAACAACCTTTGGGTAAGTGGACGCAACTGCCTTTGGAAAATAAATCCAGAAGGCAAAACCACAGCTATGCATTGGGAAGATGGTTTTTCACACCCAAGGATAGTACAATCGACTCAGGACAAGCTAGGAAGGTTATGGGTAGCCACATTAGGTGGTGGTATCAATATACTGGATATATCTGCTGAAGAAGCTACCCACGTAAAAGTGATAGACAGTAATGAAGGACTTGCTTCAGATCAAGTATTCAGTCTCCTTACAGACAAGAGAGGTAATATATGGGCAGGAACTTCTTTAGGTGTTGATAAAATTATACTGGATGAAAATGGCGCAATAAAACGGATAAAACATTACGATAAAAATACTGGCTACAAGGGTATCCAAAGCAGATGGCGATCTTCCACAATTAACCAAAAAGGAGAATTGTTATTTGGTACCATTGATGGAGTCATGCGCTTCAATCCTGACAAGGAATACACCAATACCACACCTCCTAAGGTTTACATTACTGATGTGAAGCTGTTTCACCAGCAAATGGACTGGAAGGACGAATACAATATCCAGAAGTCAAAGTGGACGAATACGCCACAGGAGCTAACCCTATCTCATACGCAAAACCATGTTTCTTTTGCATTTGAAGGACTAAGCTTTAAAGTACCTGGCAAGGTTACTTATAGCTGGAAACTTTCTGGAGTAGATCAAGATTGGACACCTCCATCTGCTATCAACAACACTACTTATACACAGTTAGAGCCAGGAGACTATACCTTTGAAGTAAAGGCTGCCAATACAGATAATATTTGGAGTATTCACCCTGCCAAATTCACTTTTACGATTGAAGCCCCTTATTGGCAAAAATCAGGCTTCTACCTATTAGTGGGTACCATAGCTACTATAGTATGTATACTACTGGTTCGTACTCGGGTATATATCAACAGAAAGAAACAAAAGGAGTTGGAGGACTTGATTTTCGAGCAAACACGAAAGCTATTCAATGCCAATAAAAAACTTCAGGACTCCAATAAGCTGATTCAGGCCAAGCGGGATGAGATTATACAAAGTATTACTTATGCAGAGCAAATACAGAAGTCTACCTTGCCTCTTCAGCAACATATTGAGGCCCTGTTACCCAACCACTTCATTTTGTATAAACCAAAAGCAGTTGTTAGTGGTGACTTCTACTTTATTGAACAGGTAAAAGACAAAACCATTGTAGCTGCCGTAGACTGTACAGGACATGGTGTTCCTGGGGCTTTTATGTCCATCATTGGTAGCAACCTGCTGAACAGTATTATCAGGGATCGTAAAATAACGGATAGTGAAATCATTTTGGATGAGCTGAATAAAGGCGTAATGAGCACGCTCAAGCAGCATGACAACCACTCTTCTGATGGAATGGATATCTCACTATGTGTTATTGACCATCAAGAAAATGTTATTGAGTTTTCTGGGGCAAAAATGGGGCTTTGCTACTGGCAACATGAACATGCTTCATTTGAGTTTATAAGAGGTTCAAGAAGAACAATCGGTGGAGATGCCCATACTATAGAGGGCTGCTTCCAAAAGCATGTTATTCCACTGGAAGGCACAACAACTTTCTTCCTATACTCTGACGGTTATCAAGATCAATTTGGTGGCGAAAGAAATACCAAATTCTTGAGTAAACGATTTAGAAACCTGCTGATGAGTATTGCGCATTTACCATTATATGAGCAAAAAAACCGACTTGAAAATATCCTTCAAAAATGGATGGGAAAACAGGAACAAGTAGATGATGTAATGGTCCTTGGTTTCAGATTGAAAAAGTAAATTACAGATAAAAGAAAAGCCCGAAATACAATCATGTACTTCGGGCTTTGTCTATATGTATATTTGAATACTTATGCTTCCGCAGAAGTTCTCTCAACTGCCTTCTCGATCCAAGCCTCAAACTCTTCTCTTGATGGGTTCTTGATATCCTTCAGTTTCAGCTTTTTCTTCATACCGATAAAATCGTTCATGAATTTACCTGCCTGCTTTTCAGCAAGGTCTTCCACTCGGTAACAGCCCATCTTGTGCATTACAGGAACTAACCCTTTCTCTACTCCAATCTCAGTCCATTCTGCCTCTGAAGCCGCTACAGGCCACTTCTCAGGTTTCATTTGAGGGAAGAACAACACTTCCTGAATTGATGTATTATCTGTCATCAACATGGTCAGACGGTCGATACCAATACCCATACCTGAAGTAGGAGGCATACCGTATTCCAATGCACGTAGGAAATCCTGATCAATAAACATGGCCTCATCATCACCTTTCTCTGACAGTTTCAATTGTTCTTCGAAACGCTCACGCTGATCAACTGGGTCATTCAGCTCAGAGTATGCATTGGCAATCTCTTTACCATTCACCATCAGTTCAAAACGTTCTGTCAGTTCAGGGTTTTCTCGGTGACGCTTACACAGTGGAGACATCTCAACAGGATAATCTGTAATGAAAGTTGGCTGGATGTAGTTTCCTTCACACTTCTCACCAAAGATTTCGTCGATCAGTTTACCTTTACCCATTGAAGGGTCGTGCGCAACACCTACTTCATCACACACCTTGCGAAGCTCGTCCTCACTCATGCCTGTGATGTCAATGCCTGTAAAGTCATTGATCGCATCGATCATCGTTACACGCTTGAATGGTGCCTTGAAGTTGATTGTCTTATCACCAACTTTCACCTCTGTCGTTCCGTGTACAGCCAATGCCACACGCTCCAACATCTGTTCCGTAAATTCCATCATCCACTTGTAGTCTTTGTAAGCTACGTAGATTTCCATTACGGTAAACTCAGGGTTGTGTGTACGGTCCATTCCTTCGTTACGGAAGTCTTTTGCAAACTCGTAAACACCATCAAAACCACCAACGATCAGTCTTTTCAGGTAAAGTTCGTTAGCGATACGCAGATACAATGGCGTGTTCAGTGCATTGTGGTGTGTAATGAATGGTCTTGCAGAAGCACCACCTGGAATCGGCTGAAGGATTGGTGTTTCAACCTCAAGGTAACCTTGCTCATTAAACATCTCACGCATGGTATTGATAATCTTAGTACGCTTCAGGAACACATCCTTCACGCCTTTATTCACTACCATATCCACATAACGCTGACGGTATCTTAGCTCAGGGTCTGCAAAGCCATCATAGGTCTTTACGTTACCTTCTTCGTCAGTAGCAGTTTTCACAACTGGAAGAGGTTTCAGTGACTTTGAAAGTACCTTCAGTTCAGTCACGTTCACACTAGTTTCACCTACCTGAGTCTTGAAGACATTTCCTTTGATACCGATGTAGTCACCAAAGTCCAGCAATTTTTTGAAAACAGTATTGTAAAGCGTCTTGTCTTCATCAGGGCAAAGTTCATCACGATTGATGTAAATTTGAACCCTTCCTGTCGAATCCTGCAATTCTGCAAATGCGGCTTTACCCATCAGACGGACGTTCATCAAACGACCTGCCATGCTGACAGCCTCAAAATTAGATTCGTTGCCTTCAAAATTTGCTGTTACGTCATCCGCAGTGGTAGTCACGTCAAACTTCTCTGCCGGATAAGGCTCAATGCCCATATCCATCAGTTGTTGTCTTTTCTCCCTTCTGACGATTTCCTGTTCGCTAAGTATCTGCATTGTATAAAACAGTAATTTGTATTGAGTTTTTCAGGTCCCTTGTGGCCAGATATCCCAGCCGTAGCCAAGATAGTAAATGCCAATTGACCTGAATAAGTTTACCTTCTTTGTATTTGTTTGGATATTGATATAAAATCCTTTTTTCAAACAAGGCGCTAAGTTACAAAGAATGCTTGAATGGTTAAATGCTCCATTACATTATTTAACCAACTAATGATCAGTTTGGATATATTTTATTCAAAGCGATAAAAATTATCATCTATTTACATTCCTATGCACCTCTTATTTTACCTTTTTGAGATTATCAATAACGCAAAAAGCGATTGCCTGTAACGAATACAAACAACCGCTTTTCCATGCTATTTCAAGCAAATGTGACTAACGGTCAAAAGTCAAACGTTTACCTTTGATGCTTTCGTCAAACTTTCCGTCTTCATATGCCAGATGTCCGGACACTACTGTGTGCGTTATTGTAGCAGGGAAAGTGTGACCTTCAAATGGAGACCATTCACATTTATAAAGGATATTCGATTTCTCCACAGTTTGAGGCTGATCAAGATCAACCAAAACAAGGTCAGCCCAATAGCCTTCCCTTACAAAACCTCGCTTCTCTACCTCAAACATGATCGCAGGGTTGTGACACATTTTTTCCACAATTTTTTCAAAGGAAATTTTCCCCTGTTTATGGAAATCCAACATTACCTGAAGGCTATGTTGCACCAATGGTCCTCCTGAAGGAGCTGTCGTATAAGGATTGTCTTTTTCTTCCAAAGTATGAGGAGCATGGTCCGTAGCGATCACGTCAATACGGTCGTCCAATACTGCTTGCAGGATTGCCTCCCCATCTGACTTTTCTTTCACCGCTGGGTTCCACTTGATGTGCGTACCTTTTGTATCATAATCCTCTTTTGAGAACCACATATGGTGTACACAAGCTTCTGAAGTAATGCGCTTCTCTTCCAATGGAATAGAGTTGTCAAATAGTTCCAATTCTTTCTCTGTCGAGATATGCAGGATATGTAACCTTGCATTGTGCTTTTTAGCAAGCCTGACAGCTTTGGATGAAGAGGCATAACAAGCTTCTGCACTTCTGATTTCAGGGTGGCATTTTACAGGAATGTCATCTCCATACTTTTCCTTGTACTTGGCAAGGTTCTCCGCAATCATTCCATCATCTTCGCAGTGAGTTGCTATTAGCATATTCACATTTGAAAATACATTGTTAAGTGTTTCTTCATCGTCAACCAACATATTTCCTGTTGATGATCCCATAAACATCTTAACACCACAAACCTTTTTAGGATCTACTTTCAGAACCTCATCCAAGTTGTCATTGGTTGTTCCCATAAAGAACGAATAGTTTGCCAATGACACCTCTGAAGCTCTACTGTATTTAGCCTCCAAAGCCTCTACTGTAATGGCTGGCGGCTTAGTATTAGGCATCTCCATAAATGAAGTGACTCCACCTGCCACAGCTGCTTTTGCCTCTGTATATATCTCTCCTTTATGAGTCAAGCCTGGCTCACGGAAGTGTACTTGGTCATCAATAATACCTGGCATCAGGTACTTTCCTGTTGCATCGATTACCTTCTCTGCACTCTCCTCTGGGATGTTTTCAGCGATTTGACTGATAAAACCATCTCTAACCAGTACATCTGTTTTTTTTACTTGCCCTTCATTGACAAGGTTAGCATTCTTGATAAGTATCGAAAGCATATGTTTGGTATTTTTGATTAACTGCTTGCTGCTTGAATTTACCCTCATCATTACCACAGATGAGTAAAGTCGATGCGAAAGTACAAAAAAAAGCCTGTCCTTGCATTCAAGAACAGGCTTCATCTAAAGTCTTTGCAATGTTTTAGGGTTACTACTAGTATATATCAGCATTACTTCCTAGTAATCTTCTAAAGAAACTCATTACACCAACTTCCTCGTTGCGGTGCTGAGTAAGAACTGTCAATAGGGCACGACCTTTTGAGCTGGACTTCATGATCCATCCATATTCCTTGTTAGAAATTCGCTTATATGTCCTTACCTGCCCCTTTCTTTTACCTCTCTTATATTTTACCTGTAAAATTTCACTATCGAAGTCATAGACCATAAACTCAATCAAAGATGATTCAGGGGTCTGCACTTTCTCTTGCAGTATTTCTTTCATGCTAATAACAGTAGGTTTTTTGCACTTATAAAATGCTATTCTCAGTATGAAGTTTGTGCTAAGGTTAGGGATGAAATTATAATAATTAGAAGCAGTCGCATCCCTTAAAAAAAGAAACTTTATTTTTAGGTAACGAATTAAAAACACAAAATGAGATAAACCAACTTAAAAAATTCATATGTATGTAAGATGAAAGAAAAGTTGTACTATTTTATAATTATTAATCTCATCACCTGAAAAAGATAACCAATTATAGCATTTTATTTTGAAAATACGATCGAAACAAGCAATCTAGATTTATCCCTACTCAAAAAAAGTGAAAAAATATTCATTTTCACCCTTTATCTCCTGTTATCCTCATCTTCCAGAATACTTAAGTAACTGAAATATCGAGATTCTGCAATCTCACCACTGCGTACTTTATCCAGCACATGGCAGTCTGGCTCATGTGTATGTGAACAATTATAGAACTTGCATTCAGTCATCGCTTCACGAATCTCAGGAAAGTAATGTCCCAGCTCATTTTCCTCCACATTCATGATTCCCAACTCCTTAATACCTGGAGTATCAATCAGGAATGTTCCCTCCTCATCTGCAAGGAACATTTCCGCATATGTAGTCGTATGCTTCCCCTTGTTGGCATAGGTTGAAATATCATTGGTCTGTTGATGTACGTCTGGAATCAATCTGTTTATCAGAGTCGATTTCCCCACACCAGAATGTCCTGCAATCAGTGTTTTTTTACCTTTAAGCGTTTGCTCCAACTCATTGAGGTTATCACTGTTAAGTGCTGAAATAGACAGGCATTTATATCCTAATGGTTCATATAGATCCATCAGTTCTTGCTGTAATGCTTTTCCTTCCTCAGTCAACAGGTCTTCCTTGTTAAACAGAATGATAGCCGGAATCCTGAATGACTCCGCCGAAACCAAAAACCTATCAATAAAACCCAAAGAAGTCCTTGGCATCACCAATGTGGCTACAACCATTGCCTGATCAATATTGGCGGCAATGATGTGTCCATGCCATTTCTTACGGGTCGACTTTCTCAGAATATAATTCTCACGC
This portion of the Limibacter armeniacum genome encodes:
- a CDS encoding DUF2179 domain-containing protein, which codes for MQSSFADFLGISPEIFGYVVLPLMIFMARISDVSINTLRIIFMLNDRRGLSTVLGFFEAFIWLVAIGQIFQNIDNILSYFAYAGGFATGIWVGMHIEGKLAIGNVILRVITQRDGDAVANRLRYEGYRMTEVDATGSQGNVKILFLVMKRRQIPDVTHLIQETNPKAFYTIESIKKVSEATALNRIVPGALLTGAE
- a CDS encoding cation:proton antiporter, encoding MLLTAFAQEVNVLLAISTAVMLMGLLLKKLKQPYILAYILSGVLLGPYGLQFVTDYEMTAKIGDIGLVILMFFIGMEISLPDFLKKWKIAFFGTGMQVIFSLLTVAVIGFLLGWSMGRIILLGFIISISSSAVVIKLVENSEGNLKAISESVISILLTQDILIVPMMIILTLLGGESLDRDEIIRQVIGGGLVIGLLVYILRKKIIRLPFEKLLEKDHELQVFAALLMCFGFALLTSLLGLSASLGALASGMLVNATSSSRWLHDSLHSFRIILVSIFFLSIGMLIDLNFLVENWKVVAGLVLLVYLSNHGINTLSLKFLGNSWKESIYGGSLLAQIGEFSFVLASLGYNHHIISSYSYQLTIVIIAITIFLSPAWVLVTKKLVQI
- a CDS encoding SDR family oxidoreductase — encoded protein: MESLKGKTALVTGGSKGIGYGIAVELLKNGVHVAITSRTQQAADEAAESLRKVSDAEVLAFEADVRDLGSQQRVVDAIVKEWGKLDAVIANAGLGHFGSIEDLTAEQWQETIDTNLTGVFNSTKASLEALKQSKGYLITIASLAGTNFFANGSAYNASKFGVVGFSQAVMLDVRKYGIKVTTIMPGSVTSHFNGHEPNPDDAWKIQPEDLGQMTVDLLKMNPRTLPSKIEVRPTTPPSK
- a CDS encoding plasmid pRiA4b ORF-3 family protein, translated to MSGKVYQFKMNLVEAKPPIWRRFQVYADITFEELHYIIQTVMEWGDNHLWAFTIPGVKGVITPDLEEAESDDKDPQETVLSDLVKEEKATIMYEYDFGDSWLHELKLEKILEPEDGKFYPNCEMGMGAGPLENVGGIWGYMRVLEALKNPKDDEHKEVKRWFKEMEMEDYDPSYFDASEVSAWLRELYED
- a CDS encoding ligand-binding sensor domain-containing protein — encoded protein: MNTPSLLGQQHNLEIYDLENGLPQSEVTSVLKDSRGYIWTSTYGGGLSRFNGTSFKTFTKKDGLTSIRTCNIIEDHNQNIWITTLYGVFRYDGEEFYKIHTDKSFLHEYEQRFFIDKTNRLWLNSYATVHNFIGYIEGDSLKVYQPEDPYLQALLSKHKITPSAAYSEGAIVSFPTPEGLYELFEDGSLRLSSLHNLPEFKNSAIASISKVGHQFLIGTVGELFPYFGQSGQLFLSAGDGRFQEVVLSPKNREILEKSYVYQAENAPDGTMWLSCWAKGLAQISDGSFSHFITKKNGLPSNELFNFCFDHEGNLWVATIKGLVKYSGDLFTYFDQRSGINDTDIYSIYCDKKGNEWFGTWDGELYCYDGKKLAQKITMSQGLKTIFSIREDSVGNLLLACRTGAWRYNGKQVKNINAEKKLDGINKNKNICLDVLLDGENEWYSFSGEGIVCVNGQDTTWYRSYDANLAVNYERNFYKDNHNNLWVSGRNCLWKINPEGKTTAMHWEDGFSHPRIVQSTQDKLGRLWVATLGGGINILDISAEEATHVKVIDSNEGLASDQVFSLLTDKRGNIWAGTSLGVDKIILDENGAIKRIKHYDKNTGYKGIQSRWRSSTINQKGELLFGTIDGVMRFNPDKEYTNTTPPKVYITDVKLFHQQMDWKDEYNIQKSKWTNTPQELTLSHTQNHVSFAFEGLSFKVPGKVTYSWKLSGVDQDWTPPSAINNTTYTQLEPGDYTFEVKAANTDNIWSIHPAKFTFTIEAPYWQKSGFYLLVGTIATIVCILLVRTRVYINRKKQKELEDLIFEQTRKLFNANKKLQDSNKLIQAKRDEIIQSITYAEQIQKSTLPLQQHIEALLPNHFILYKPKAVVSGDFYFIEQVKDKTIVAAVDCTGHGVPGAFMSIIGSNLLNSIIRDRKITDSEIILDELNKGVMSTLKQHDNHSSDGMDISLCVIDHQENVIEFSGAKMGLCYWQHEHASFEFIRGSRRTIGGDAHTIEGCFQKHVIPLEGTTTFFLYSDGYQDQFGGERNTKFLSKRFRNLLMSIAHLPLYEQKNRLENILQKWMGKQEQVDDVMVLGFRLKK
- the lysS gene encoding lysine--tRNA ligase; translated protein: MQILSEQEIVRREKRQQLMDMGIEPYPAEKFDVTTTADDVTANFEGNESNFEAVSMAGRLMNVRLMGKAAFAELQDSTGRVQIYINRDELCPDEDKTLYNTVFKKLLDFGDYIGIKGNVFKTQVGETSVNVTELKVLSKSLKPLPVVKTATDEEGNVKTYDGFADPELRYRQRYVDMVVNKGVKDVFLKRTKIINTMREMFNEQGYLEVETPILQPIPGGASARPFITHHNALNTPLYLRIANELYLKRLIVGGFDGVYEFAKDFRNEGMDRTHNPEFTVMEIYVAYKDYKWMMEFTEQMLERVALAVHGTTEVKVGDKTINFKAPFKRVTMIDAINDFTGIDITGMSEDELRKVCDEVGVAHDPSMGKGKLIDEIFGEKCEGNYIQPTFITDYPVEMSPLCKRHRENPELTERFELMVNGKEIANAYSELNDPVDQRERFEEQLKLSEKGDDEAMFIDQDFLRALEYGMPPTSGMGIGIDRLTMLMTDNTSIQEVLFFPQMKPEKWPVAASEAEWTEIGVEKGLVPVMHKMGCYRVEDLAEKQAGKFMNDFIGMKKKLKLKDIKNPSREEFEAWIEKAVERTSAEA
- a CDS encoding dihydroorotase, which codes for MLSILIKNANLVNEGQVKKTDVLVRDGFISQIAENIPEESAEKVIDATGKYLMPGIIDDQVHFREPGLTHKGEIYTEAKAAVAGGVTSFMEMPNTKPPAITVEALEAKYSRASEVSLANYSFFMGTTNDNLDEVLKVDPKKVCGVKMFMGSSTGNMLVDDEETLNNVFSNVNMLIATHCEDDGMIAENLAKYKEKYGDDIPVKCHPEIRSAEACYASSSKAVRLAKKHNARLHILHISTEKELELFDNSIPLEEKRITSEACVHHMWFSKEDYDTKGTHIKWNPAVKEKSDGEAILQAVLDDRIDVIATDHAPHTLEEKDNPYTTAPSGGPLVQHSLQVMLDFHKQGKISFEKIVEKMCHNPAIMFEVEKRGFVREGYWADLVLVDLDQPQTVEKSNILYKCEWSPFEGHTFPATITHTVVSGHLAYEDGKFDESIKGKRLTFDR
- a CDS encoding KTSC domain-containing protein, giving the protein MKEILQEKVQTPESSLIEFMVYDFDSEILQVKYKRGKRKGQVRTYKRISNKEYGWIMKSSSKGRALLTVLTQHRNEEVGVMSFFRRLLGSNADIY
- the rsgA gene encoding ribosome small subunit-dependent GTPase A, which produces MNDRQRKGLVIRSTGSWYEILDEQTNEVLKGRLRGKFKIQGLKVTNPIAVGDYVTYEPEKNVEEGTVVITQILKRENYILRKSTRKKWHGHIIAANIDQAMVVATLVMPRTSLGFIDRFLVSAESFRIPAIILFNKEDLLTEEGKALQQELMDLYEPLGYKCLSISALNSDNLNELEQTLKGKKTLIAGHSGVGKSTLINRLIPDVHQQTNDISTYANKGKHTTTYAEMFLADEEGTFLIDTPGIKELGIMNVEENELGHYFPEIREAMTECKFYNCSHTHEPDCHVLDKVRSGEIAESRYFSYLSILEDEDNRR